One region of Chlamydia psittaci 6BC genomic DNA includes:
- a CDS encoding glutamyl-tRNA reductase: MVLGVVGISYREAALKEREAVINILKDFEADSFFSQRFFGDDGSFVLLLTCHRAEIYYFSKSNRHVQSKLLSRISSLGARPYCYQGLACFTHLFTVTSGMDSLISGETEIQGQVKRAYIKAKTDRELPFALHFLFQKALKEGKDFRSQVSLSHPVVTIESVVEETLDLHGKSTKDKLLFIGYSDINRKIAKGLSAKGYRNLIFCSRKNISIPYDTVARSQLSFREPYDVIFFGSSESAKDFSGLSLESLASIPNRVIFDFNVPRTFTLAESPKDIICLDMDFISERVQKKLQISKQCTDKEKPFLALAARKQWEVYEKKSSHIPSSQVRASRPKLLIL; this comes from the coding sequence ATGGTCCTAGGAGTTGTTGGAATTAGCTATCGAGAGGCTGCTTTAAAAGAAAGGGAAGCAGTAATTAATATCTTAAAGGATTTCGAAGCTGATTCTTTTTTTTCTCAGCGTTTTTTCGGTGATGACGGATCTTTCGTTTTATTGCTGACATGTCATAGAGCGGAAATTTACTATTTTTCTAAAAGTAATCGTCATGTTCAATCAAAATTGCTGTCGCGGATTTCTTCTTTAGGAGCACGTCCTTATTGTTATCAAGGACTTGCGTGTTTCACTCATTTATTCACCGTGACTAGTGGTATGGATAGCTTAATTTCTGGAGAGACCGAAATACAAGGCCAAGTGAAACGCGCGTATATAAAAGCAAAAACAGATCGAGAATTACCCTTTGCTCTACATTTTCTATTTCAGAAGGCTTTAAAAGAAGGAAAGGATTTTCGTTCCCAAGTGTCTTTATCTCATCCTGTTGTAACGATTGAATCTGTCGTTGAAGAAACTCTAGACTTGCATGGTAAATCAACAAAAGACAAACTTTTATTTATCGGTTACTCCGATATTAATCGGAAGATCGCAAAGGGGTTGAGTGCGAAAGGTTACCGAAATCTAATTTTTTGCTCTCGAAAAAATATTTCCATACCATACGATACAGTGGCTCGTAGCCAACTTTCTTTTAGGGAACCCTATGATGTCATTTTTTTCGGATCGTCGGAATCAGCTAAAGATTTTTCCGGGTTATCCTTAGAAAGTTTGGCAAGTATCCCCAACCGTGTGATTTTTGATTTTAATGTTCCGCGTACCTTTACTTTAGCGGAAAGTCCGAAAGATATCATATGTTTGGATATGGATTTTATTAGCGAGCGTGTGCAGAAAAAACTTCAAATTAGTAAGCAATGTACAGATAAAGAAAAACCATTTTTAGCTCTAGCAGCAAGAAAACAATGGGAAGTTTATGAAAAAAAGAGCTCACATATACCTTCGAGCCAGGTTCGAGCTTCTCGTCCTAAGCTGTTGATTCTTTAG
- a CDS encoding KH domain-containing protein, which translates to MKDFLSYIIKNLVDRPEEVHIKEVQGTHTIIYELTVAKPDIGKIIGKEGRTIKAIRTLLVSVASRNNVKVSLEIMEDK; encoded by the coding sequence ATGAAAGACTTTTTAAGTTACATTATCAAAAACCTTGTGGACCGCCCTGAGGAAGTACACATTAAAGAAGTTCAAGGCACTCACACCATTATTTACGAATTAACCGTTGCGAAACCTGATATTGGTAAAATCATTGGAAAAGAGGGCCGCACCATCAAAGCTATTCGTACTCTTCTGGTATCTGTAGCTAGTAGAAATAATGTAAAAGTTAGCTTAGAAATTATGGAAGATAAATAG
- the lptB gene encoding LPS export ABC transporter ATP-binding protein, with translation MPILSVCNLVKKYNKKPVTNDVSFEVNAGEVVGLLGPNGAGKTTAFYLTVGLIRPDSGKIIFKNTDVTKRTMDYRARLGIGYLAQEPTVFKDLTVKENLICILEIIYKARKQQSHLLDTLIDDLQLASCINKKAGTLSGGERRRLEIACVLALNPSVLLLDEPFANVDPLVIQNVKYLIKILSSRGIGILITDHNAKELLSIADRCYLIIDGKIFFEGSSSQMIANPMVKQHYLGDSFSY, from the coding sequence ATGCCGATACTTTCCGTATGTAATTTAGTAAAAAAGTATAACAAAAAACCCGTGACTAACGACGTCTCATTTGAAGTAAATGCGGGGGAAGTGGTTGGTCTACTAGGTCCTAATGGCGCAGGGAAAACAACTGCATTTTACCTTACTGTAGGTTTAATCCGTCCAGATTCCGGGAAGATCATATTCAAAAATACGGATGTGACTAAAAGAACTATGGACTATCGAGCAAGATTGGGAATTGGTTATCTAGCTCAAGAGCCCACGGTATTTAAGGATCTGACAGTAAAAGAAAACTTAATTTGCATTCTAGAGATTATCTATAAAGCAAGAAAACAACAATCCCATCTTCTAGATACGTTGATTGATGATCTGCAACTAGCCTCTTGCATCAACAAAAAAGCCGGAACACTCTCTGGGGGAGAACGACGGAGGTTAGAAATCGCCTGCGTATTAGCTTTAAATCCCAGTGTTCTTTTACTTGACGAGCCATTTGCAAACGTTGATCCTCTCGTCATTCAAAATGTAAAGTACCTAATCAAAATTCTTTCTAGTCGAGGTATTGGCATTCTTATTACAGACCATAACGCCAAAGAATTACTTTCCATAGCTGATCGGTGCTATCTAATTATTGACGGAAAGATCTTCTTCGAAGGTTCTTCCTCTCAAATGATAGCCAACCCTATGGTAAAGCAGCACTACCTTGGAGATTCATTCTCTTATTAA
- a CDS encoding RluA family pseudouridine synthase → MKSNTPLLFIVNETNRDRLDKFLVSQNPKYSRAFYQQHILDKRVTINEQIQTKVSTQLAPGDIVSITIEEKEELSELLPEAIPLEKIYEDEMILVINKPRDMVVHPAPGHTRGTVVHALLHEIGERLKQEFPEEPWRPGIIHRLDKDTSGLLITAKTRQAKMIYSELFATKQLKKSYLAICVGKPSASIIHTKLARHHTKRKEMAVSSIGKEAITRCEVLAYNGKLSLVLLYPETGRTHQLRVHMKHLSTPILGDPVYGSASANSCYGLDKQQLHAYSVNFIHPQTHKHLNLTTELPRDMKILIIKEFHNSKTVINKQLFESTIK, encoded by the coding sequence ATGAAATCAAATACTCCCCTTCTTTTTATTGTTAATGAAACAAATCGAGATCGGTTAGATAAGTTTTTAGTTTCGCAAAACCCAAAATATTCTCGAGCTTTTTATCAACAGCACATTCTAGATAAACGGGTTACAATTAATGAGCAAATACAGACAAAAGTTTCCACCCAACTGGCTCCTGGAGACATAGTCTCTATTACCATTGAGGAAAAAGAAGAACTTTCAGAACTCTTACCCGAAGCCATCCCCCTAGAGAAAATCTATGAAGATGAAATGATTCTCGTTATAAATAAACCTAGGGACATGGTGGTACATCCAGCTCCTGGACACACTAGAGGTACGGTTGTTCATGCTCTACTGCATGAAATTGGAGAGCGTCTCAAACAAGAGTTCCCAGAAGAGCCGTGGAGACCTGGTATCATCCATAGATTGGACAAAGATACTTCAGGTTTACTCATCACTGCAAAAACCCGCCAAGCAAAAATGATTTACAGTGAGTTATTTGCGACAAAACAGTTAAAAAAGAGTTATTTAGCGATTTGTGTAGGGAAGCCATCAGCCTCTATAATCCACACCAAATTAGCCAGACATCACACTAAACGCAAAGAAATGGCGGTTTCCTCTATAGGGAAAGAAGCTATTACTCGTTGCGAGGTACTTGCTTACAACGGGAAATTAAGTTTAGTGCTCCTGTATCCAGAAACAGGACGAACTCATCAACTTAGAGTTCACATGAAACATCTATCTACCCCAATTTTAGGCGATCCAGTTTATGGATCAGCTTCTGCCAACTCATGTTATGGTCTTGACAAACAACAATTACACGCCTATAGCGTGAATTTTATCCACCCTCAGACGCATAAACATCTAAACCTAACAACAGAATTGCCCCGGGATATGAAGATCTTGATAATAAAAGAGTTTCATAATAGTAAAACTGTTATTAACAAACAATTATTTGAATCAACCATAAAATAA
- a CDS encoding DNA gyrase subunit A produces the protein MHDVSELFKTHFMHYASYVILERAIPHILDGLKPVQRRLLWTLFCMDDGKMHKVANIAGRTMALHPHGDAPIVEALVVLANKGYLIDMQGNFGNPLTGDPHAAARYIEARLSPLAKEILFNTDLMSFHDSYDGRDKEPDILPAKLPLLLLHGVEGIAVGMTTKIFPHNLCELIEAQIAILNNRAFTLLPDFYSGGVMDASEYQDGLGSITMRASIQTVDQKTLIIKEICPSTTTETLIRSIENAAKRGVIKIDSIQDFSTDQPHIEIKLPKGVYAKDIIEPLFQHTECQVVLTSRPTAIYNNKPIETSVSEILKLHTEVLEGYLQQELQILHDELAQEHYYKSLEYIFIKHRLYDTVRENLSKLKNKVSQEDLHEAVLTALAPFLSSLPEIPSKQATGQLASLAIKKILCFNENSYTKDLATIEKKQAAVKKDLSNMKKFTIKYLKGLLAKYGELGKRKTQVLSFSKQKKSILKQQTLV, from the coding sequence ATGCATGATGTTTCAGAACTTTTTAAAACACATTTTATGCATTACGCATCTTATGTGATTTTAGAAAGAGCCATTCCTCATATCCTTGACGGCCTTAAACCCGTCCAAAGACGCTTACTTTGGACATTGTTTTGTATGGACGACGGCAAAATGCACAAAGTTGCCAATATTGCCGGTAGAACTATGGCACTACATCCCCATGGGGATGCTCCAATTGTCGAAGCTCTTGTTGTGCTAGCAAATAAAGGGTACCTTATCGATATGCAAGGGAACTTTGGGAATCCTCTAACAGGAGACCCTCATGCAGCAGCGAGATATATCGAAGCACGTCTTAGCCCTCTAGCTAAAGAAATCTTATTCAATACTGATTTGATGTCTTTTCATGATTCCTATGACGGAAGAGATAAGGAGCCTGATATCCTTCCTGCTAAGCTTCCCTTACTTTTGTTACATGGTGTTGAAGGGATTGCTGTAGGGATGACGACAAAAATCTTCCCGCACAACCTTTGTGAGCTTATAGAAGCACAAATTGCTATTTTAAATAATCGTGCTTTTACCTTGCTTCCTGATTTCTATTCTGGAGGTGTTATGGATGCCTCGGAATATCAAGATGGCTTAGGCTCAATAACCATGCGCGCGTCTATTCAAACTGTGGATCAAAAAACCCTAATCATAAAAGAAATTTGCCCCTCCACTACAACAGAAACCCTAATCCGCTCTATAGAAAACGCAGCTAAACGCGGTGTGATCAAAATTGATTCCATTCAAGATTTCTCAACAGACCAACCCCACATAGAAATAAAACTTCCTAAAGGAGTCTATGCTAAGGATATTATCGAACCTTTATTCCAACATACGGAATGTCAAGTCGTTTTAACCTCGAGACCCACAGCGATTTATAATAATAAACCTATTGAGACTTCTGTCTCTGAAATTTTAAAACTCCACACAGAAGTCTTGGAAGGCTATCTCCAACAAGAACTGCAGATACTCCATGATGAGTTAGCGCAAGAACATTACTATAAATCTCTGGAATATATTTTCATTAAACACCGTCTGTACGATACGGTCAGGGAAAACCTCTCTAAGTTAAAAAATAAGGTGTCTCAAGAAGATCTCCATGAAGCTGTTTTGACGGCTCTAGCACCTTTTCTCTCTAGCTTACCTGAAATCCCAAGTAAACAAGCAACAGGGCAACTGGCTTCCTTAGCAATTAAGAAAATTCTCTGCTTTAATGAAAACAGCTACACCAAAGATCTCGCAACAATAGAGAAAAAACAAGCTGCGGTAAAAAAAGATCTCAGCAACATGAAAAAGTTCACTATCAAATATCTCAAAGGCCTTTTAGCAAAATACGGTGAGCTCGGGAAAAGAAAGACTCAAGTTCTATCTTTTTCTAAACAAAAGAAATCCATTCTTAAACAACAAACTTTAGTGTAA
- a CDS encoding CT620/CT621 family type III secretion system effector produces the protein MDIINSYSVSAHYKKWPVISCAESIQKRHQLLESIFHYEKTEFERYVVQRLLCILDQQSDEKYRQLIDKLHKFEIEDRTINKESRTSAVHRKPLSDLHASIAVVATTSAVGSSDSLPTDDPFYNATKQQWAHNLLEKVKKVVDKIVGATAKLAGKPTLLPRDGGVRSSIEKVEKEPEPPSQEELDKAALLKIQTEVDRLAALGTNLTNADFESLYSLPKKIFDTVQTSSLFTGGQKTDFINDLSVQYGNADQLAQVFADGRIEGLKDILNVVKGKLTEEEYSIFLELQQELESLQTSVQTYDQDKFDRIDQVGDQLADTINVSALSRNDKINLCSQISYLYKDQVAAVDSFDVVVDATIFVNSHQEAIFDQISSLMASLMGVFAPINLGQVTTEISSAAIAGALQTIRAINSRFDDLTAEQQKLVNNALNTLSTFKAPSYIGAIWAYFVASTVLATNTTASMDNIGAVIKEAAKEMEGSKLSVSNSIKTTMEGIVTANGQFKPGNTINGQEESYTIYSQQNGSGVKINPQLLNRGNIGFLPQITGAANRNAETTARAYFQFKGLAGVQITQLQSKIEASKEQLKDYQSLKAGLYKDQLYAQSNELQAMALPSAVASVLIDRYMPKEVGFLNGIYDQLYYSNLGSSVGNAMIDAISEYVNAATYFNFASYVGQQPAVGEKGKDVFPGTADSARNKLETERQKAAAYLKSTQDAETVLEEQLKRVTEDPKISNEQRTRIIDSLNNYRDNLNAISGSLVLLQNYLAPLSVSDGDVAGTFKVTGGEEQWQARLEILEDALVSGLSGNAISGGMFPLQATIQSDQQSYADMGQNYQLELQMHLTSMQQEWTVVATSLQVLNQMYLSLARSLMG, from the coding sequence ATGGATATCATTAATAGTTACTCTGTTTCAGCACATTATAAAAAATGGCCTGTAATATCTTGCGCAGAGTCAATACAAAAACGCCACCAGTTATTAGAAAGCATTTTTCATTACGAAAAGACTGAATTTGAGCGTTATGTAGTGCAGAGATTGCTCTGTATTTTAGATCAACAATCTGATGAAAAGTACCGGCAGTTAATAGACAAACTGCATAAGTTTGAAATAGAAGATCGGACGATTAATAAGGAGAGTAGAACTTCAGCTGTTCATCGTAAGCCTTTATCAGATTTACACGCCTCGATTGCCGTTGTAGCTACGACTTCTGCTGTAGGTAGTAGTGACAGCTTACCTACAGATGACCCTTTCTATAATGCGACTAAACAACAGTGGGCCCACAACTTATTAGAAAAGGTCAAAAAAGTAGTGGATAAGATTGTGGGAGCCACAGCGAAACTGGCTGGTAAGCCAACCTTACTTCCAAGAGACGGGGGTGTGCGCTCTTCAATCGAAAAGGTGGAAAAAGAACCAGAGCCACCCTCACAAGAAGAGTTAGATAAAGCAGCTCTTTTGAAAATTCAAACAGAGGTTGATCGTTTGGCTGCCCTTGGGACGAATTTAACAAACGCTGATTTTGAATCTCTATATAGTTTACCCAAGAAAATTTTTGATACGGTGCAAACATCTTCTCTGTTTACAGGTGGTCAGAAAACCGATTTTATAAATGATCTCTCAGTACAATATGGTAATGCAGATCAATTAGCTCAAGTTTTTGCAGATGGTCGTATTGAGGGATTAAAAGACATTCTCAATGTAGTCAAAGGGAAGTTAACAGAAGAAGAGTACAGCATTTTCTTAGAACTACAACAAGAATTAGAAAGTTTACAAACTTCAGTACAAACCTATGATCAAGACAAATTTGATCGTATTGATCAAGTTGGAGACCAATTAGCAGATACCATTAATGTATCCGCCTTATCGAGAAATGATAAAATTAATCTATGTTCGCAGATTTCGTATTTATACAAAGATCAGGTAGCTGCTGTAGATTCTTTTGATGTCGTTGTTGATGCAACTATTTTCGTAAATAGTCACCAAGAGGCGATTTTTGATCAGATATCTAGTTTGATGGCTTCCTTAATGGGGGTATTTGCTCCTATTAACTTGGGACAGGTAACTACGGAAATCAGCAGCGCCGCCATTGCCGGAGCCTTACAAACTATCCGCGCAATTAATTCTAGGTTTGATGATCTAACAGCTGAACAACAAAAATTAGTTAATAACGCTTTAAACACATTATCAACGTTCAAAGCTCCTAGTTATATAGGCGCTATATGGGCGTATTTTGTTGCTTCAACTGTATTAGCTACTAATACAACAGCTTCGATGGACAATATTGGTGCTGTCATAAAAGAAGCTGCAAAAGAAATGGAGGGTTCGAAACTCAGTGTATCTAATTCCATTAAGACGACAATGGAGGGCATTGTAACGGCAAATGGGCAGTTTAAACCGGGTAATACTATTAATGGGCAAGAAGAATCTTATACAATTTATTCACAACAAAATGGTTCTGGTGTCAAAATTAATCCCCAACTTTTAAATCGTGGAAATATAGGATTTTTACCTCAAATAACGGGTGCAGCAAACAGGAATGCAGAAACTACGGCTAGAGCTTATTTCCAATTTAAAGGATTAGCTGGAGTACAAATAACACAACTCCAATCTAAGATAGAGGCCTCTAAGGAGCAACTCAAGGATTATCAATCCTTAAAGGCAGGTCTGTATAAGGATCAATTATATGCTCAATCTAATGAGCTGCAAGCGATGGCATTACCCTCAGCCGTGGCCTCGGTGTTAATAGATCGTTATATGCCTAAGGAAGTGGGTTTTTTAAATGGTATTTACGATCAGCTTTACTATAGTAACCTAGGCTCGTCAGTTGGGAATGCTATGATAGATGCGATTTCAGAGTATGTTAATGCTGCTACATATTTCAATTTTGCAAGTTACGTTGGTCAGCAGCCTGCTGTAGGGGAGAAAGGTAAAGACGTATTTCCTGGAACTGCGGATAGCGCTAGAAATAAATTAGAAACAGAACGACAAAAAGCAGCTGCTTATTTGAAAAGCACTCAAGATGCAGAGACCGTCCTGGAAGAACAGTTAAAAAGAGTGACTGAAGATCCGAAAATTTCTAATGAGCAACGTACACGCATAATCGATTCTTTAAATAACTATAGAGATAATTTGAATGCCATATCAGGATCTTTAGTGTTGTTGCAAAACTATCTCGCTCCTTTAAGTGTAAGTGACGGTGATGTTGCTGGAACTTTTAAAGTTACAGGTGGAGAAGAACAATGGCAGGCACGACTGGAGATTTTAGAAGATGCGTTAGTGTCTGGGTTATCAGGTAATGCTATCAGTGGGGGTATGTTCCCATTACAAGCAACTATACAATCAGACCAACAATCTTATGCGGACATGGGACAAAACTACCAGCTAGAGTTACAAATGCACCTAACGTCTATGCAGCAAGAATGGACCGTTGTCGCGACATCTTTACAGGTGTTGAATCAGATGTATCTGAGTTTAGCAAGAAGTTTAATGGGCTAG
- a CDS encoding DUF1137 domain-containing protein, whose product MTKFLFYGLFCSLAILGIACTTIVAIIKVDSICDVSCMNKHFEKAPPFLKIKKLGVHKQITSPDRQFFNCHVDKSCMELHLSDANYACKEVLSKLSGHIHTQDLDKLMTFQGNGGLLNYQDCSLNIYDCRFHVDPIHPDPQAPEERAVGGMKTLSLSLLRK is encoded by the coding sequence ATGACCAAATTTTTGTTCTACGGCTTGTTCTGCTCATTAGCGATACTTGGGATTGCCTGTACAACAATCGTTGCTATAATCAAAGTAGATAGCATTTGCGATGTCTCTTGCATGAACAAGCATTTTGAAAAGGCGCCTCCTTTTCTAAAGATAAAAAAACTTGGGGTACACAAACAGATCACTTCTCCTGACCGGCAGTTTTTTAACTGCCATGTGGATAAATCTTGTATGGAACTGCATCTCTCTGATGCAAATTATGCTTGTAAAGAGGTTCTGTCTAAACTTTCTGGTCATATCCATACCCAAGACTTAGACAAACTTATGACATTTCAGGGCAACGGTGGGCTGTTAAATTACCAAGACTGCTCCTTAAATATTTATGATTGTCGCTTTCATGTAGATCCTATCCACCCTGATCCCCAGGCTCCTGAGGAACGAGCTGTAGGAGGCATGAAAACTTTGTCCCTATCTTTATTGAGAAAATGA
- a CDS encoding CesT family type III secretion system chaperone, giving the protein MLEKLIKNFATYIGITSTLEFDADGAYVLPISDLVKIRVLQNADNEIVLNAFLGELPPSSDTNKAYLQMMVANLFGRETGGSALGLNSEGHIVMTRRIPEEVSYEDFARYVESFMNFSETWLEDLGLNKAQQGQ; this is encoded by the coding sequence ATGTTGGAAAAATTGATAAAAAATTTTGCCACGTATATTGGTATAACGTCAACCCTCGAATTCGATGCGGATGGAGCCTATGTCTTGCCTATAAGCGATCTCGTCAAGATACGTGTATTACAAAATGCAGATAATGAAATTGTACTTAATGCTTTCTTAGGGGAATTACCTCCTTCTTCGGATACCAATAAAGCATACTTACAAATGATGGTAGCGAACTTGTTTGGTAGAGAAACAGGAGGTAGCGCTTTAGGATTGAATTCCGAAGGCCATATTGTCATGACACGTAGAATTCCCGAAGAAGTTTCATATGAAGACTTTGCGCGCTACGTAGAGAGTTTCATGAATTTTTCTGAAACCTGGCTAGAAGATTTGGGACTAAACAAAGCACAACAAGGACAATAG
- a CDS encoding DNA topoisomerase IV subunit B encodes MATYTEASVVSLASLEHIRLRAGMYIGRLGDGSQVEDGIYTLFKEVVDNAIDEFIMGYGKTISIFTDDSTITVRDSGRGIPLGKMIDCVSKINTGAKYTQDVFHFSVGLNGVGLKAVNALSEKFTVRSVRKKKYHYATFYKGVLQDSRQGSTKDPDGTEITFSPDPTIFTNFAFNDEFLRKKIRRYTYLHPGLEIICNNEVFISQQGLLDLFKEEIPEETLYPPIAFQNSELSFLFSHLETHSERYFSFVNGQETLDGGSHLAAFKEAVVKGINEYFGKNFTSNDIREGIVGCIAIKIASPIFESQTKNKLGNTQIRSGIIKEVKSAIIQELKKNKSRSDLLLEKIKLNEKTRKNIQFIKQDLKDKQKKLHYKIPKLRDCKFHYNERSLYGEASSIFVTEGESASASILSSRNPLTQAVFSLRGKPMNVFSLEEEKMYKNDELFYLATALGITKNSTQHLRYNKIILATDADVDGMHIRNLLITFFLKTFLSVVENQHLFILETPLFKVRYKDTTLYCYSDQEKTQAIQKLGKKEAHIEVTRFKGLGEISPKEFKTFIGADMRLTPVTISSLESLDSLLQFYMGKNTKERKQFIMDNLITNL; translated from the coding sequence ATGGCAACATATACTGAAGCTAGTGTGGTTTCTCTAGCCTCCTTAGAACACATCCGCCTACGAGCCGGCATGTATATAGGAAGATTAGGAGACGGCTCTCAAGTTGAAGATGGTATCTATACCTTATTTAAAGAGGTGGTGGATAACGCAATTGATGAATTCATCATGGGTTATGGGAAAACTATTTCCATTTTTACTGATGACTCTACCATCACTGTACGTGATTCTGGACGAGGGATTCCCCTAGGGAAAATGATCGACTGTGTTTCGAAAATCAACACGGGAGCAAAGTACACTCAAGATGTCTTTCATTTTTCTGTAGGATTAAATGGTGTTGGATTAAAAGCAGTAAATGCACTTTCTGAGAAATTTACCGTACGTTCTGTACGGAAGAAAAAATACCACTACGCCACATTTTACAAAGGAGTTCTGCAAGATTCGCGACAAGGATCTACGAAAGATCCTGATGGAACAGAAATTACCTTTTCTCCAGACCCAACGATTTTTACCAATTTTGCTTTCAATGATGAGTTTTTAAGAAAAAAAATTCGTCGTTACACCTACTTGCACCCTGGCCTTGAGATTATTTGTAATAACGAAGTGTTCATCTCGCAACAAGGTCTTCTTGATCTATTTAAAGAAGAAATTCCAGAAGAAACACTCTATCCCCCTATTGCTTTCCAAAATTCTGAGTTATCGTTTTTATTTTCACATTTAGAAACGCACAGCGAGCGGTATTTTTCTTTTGTTAACGGTCAAGAAACTCTAGATGGAGGATCTCATCTAGCAGCTTTTAAAGAGGCCGTTGTTAAAGGTATCAATGAGTACTTTGGAAAGAATTTTACAAGCAATGATATCCGTGAAGGGATTGTAGGCTGTATTGCTATAAAAATTGCTTCGCCCATTTTTGAATCCCAAACAAAAAATAAACTTGGGAATACACAAATTCGCTCAGGAATCATCAAGGAAGTCAAAAGCGCGATTATTCAAGAGCTGAAAAAAAACAAATCTCGCTCAGATCTTCTTCTAGAAAAGATTAAGCTAAATGAAAAAACACGAAAAAACATCCAATTCATAAAACAGGATCTTAAAGACAAGCAGAAGAAACTCCATTATAAAATTCCGAAACTTCGTGATTGTAAGTTCCACTATAATGAGCGTTCTCTGTATGGTGAGGCATCATCTATTTTTGTGACAGAAGGAGAGTCTGCTTCTGCATCCATTTTATCCTCAAGAAATCCGCTAACACAAGCTGTGTTTTCTCTTCGAGGGAAACCTATGAACGTTTTTTCTTTAGAAGAAGAAAAAATGTACAAAAACGATGAGTTGTTTTACCTGGCCACAGCATTAGGCATTACAAAAAATAGCACGCAACACTTGCGTTATAACAAAATCATCCTTGCCACCGATGCTGATGTGGATGGCATGCACATCCGGAATCTATTAATTACATTCTTTTTAAAGACTTTCTTGTCCGTTGTTGAAAACCAGCACCTGTTTATTTTAGAGACGCCTCTATTTAAAGTTCGTTATAAAGATACGACACTATATTGCTACTCAGATCAGGAAAAGACTCAGGCAATACAGAAATTAGGGAAAAAAGAAGCTCATATAGAAGTCACGCGATTTAAAGGGTTAGGAGAAATCTCTCCTAAAGAATTTAAAACCTTTATTGGTGCGGATATGCGCCTGACTCCTGTAACAATTAGTTCATTAGAATCTTTAGATTCCCTTTTACAATTTTACATGGGGAAAAACACTAAAGAACGAAAACAATTTATTATGGATAACCTGATTACCAACTTATAA
- the kdsA gene encoding 3-deoxy-8-phosphooctulonate synthase has protein sequence MFSDKMILIAGPCVIEEEETTLEIASKIQEIVAPYTDHIHWIFKSSYDKANRSSINSYRGPGLQEGLRILSKVKQTFGVEILTDVHSPEEARAAAEVCDILQIPAFLCRQTDLLVAAAETHAVINIKKGQFLSPWDMQGPVDKVLSTGNSKIILTERGCSFGYNNLVSDMRSIAVLSKMGFPVVFDGTHSVQLPGGLKTHSGGQTEFIPTLTRAALAAGAHGLFIETHMNPAIAKSDAASMLSLKTFEALLPIWNQLYQCVRSFEMAAV, from the coding sequence ATGTTCTCAGATAAGATGATCCTGATCGCTGGGCCTTGTGTAATAGAGGAAGAAGAAACTACATTAGAAATCGCCTCAAAAATCCAAGAAATAGTAGCTCCCTATACCGATCACATCCACTGGATTTTCAAAAGTAGCTATGACAAAGCAAACCGTTCTTCTATAAATTCTTATCGTGGTCCCGGGTTACAAGAGGGGTTGAGAATCTTATCCAAAGTTAAACAAACTTTTGGCGTAGAAATCCTTACTGATGTGCACTCACCGGAAGAAGCACGTGCAGCAGCAGAGGTTTGTGATATTCTTCAAATCCCTGCATTTCTATGTCGCCAAACGGATCTTCTCGTTGCTGCTGCTGAAACACATGCGGTTATTAACATTAAAAAAGGGCAATTTCTCTCTCCCTGGGATATGCAAGGCCCTGTAGACAAAGTCCTTTCTACCGGAAATTCCAAGATTATTTTAACAGAACGCGGCTGTTCTTTTGGCTACAATAATCTTGTTTCGGATATGCGTTCTATTGCTGTTCTCTCAAAGATGGGCTTCCCTGTAGTTTTTGATGGGACGCATTCTGTGCAGCTTCCTGGAGGGTTAAAAACCCATAGTGGTGGACAAACAGAGTTTATACCTACGTTGACACGAGCTGCTCTAGCTGCAGGAGCTCATGGTTTATTCATAGAAACGCATATGAATCCTGCTATAGCAAAAAGTGATGCTGCGTCTATGTTATCCTTAAAGACTTTTGAAGCTCTCCTTCCGATATGGAATCAGCTGTATCAATGTGTACGTTCATTTGAGATGGCTGCAGTATGA